The nucleotide sequence TATTGATAATCGTAAATTCCTCTTTTCAGCGGAATGGTGATTGAATAAATCCCTCCGCTTTCATTCATCCGGTAATTAAGTGAAAGTTTCCAATCATTGAATGCACCGACTAAAAATATACTATTAAAATTCTCCTCCGGCGGACGAATTGAAAATGTAACGTTCAGGTAAGTTGAAAATTCATCTCTGTAATTTGCATATATTTTTCCACCATTAAGATCTTTGTGAAGCGGATTAAGAAAAAATCTTGAATATTCTAATCCATCAAGCTGGGCACGAACATCCTTTGTATTGAAAAGATTATGATCTCTGATATCTACTTGTCTGAATTCATTTCCAGCGGGGATATCTCTTGCAGTGAACGTAAAATTCCGGTTAGCATCCCACTTAAAAAATCTGAAAAGTGTATTGGTTTTTCGATCAACAACAATCGGATAATTTATCCTTTGATCATCAATTATTTCAATCCGGTCAACGAATGATGGATGGAAATCCTCCGTTAAATAGAAATCTGTTGTAACATTAATCGCCTTGGAAAGTTCAACAGGCCAGTATGATTTATCTTCCAGTTCATCTCTTTTAACATTTACGCGAAGTTCAACATCATTATTGACAACAAAAAATTTTCCGGTTGCATAAACAATTGATGTATCCTGTGAATCAGTTACATAAAATCTCCATTTGCCTGAAAAAGGAAATCTTACCTGATCTTTCTCATCGGGGTATGAACTTTTATGATGATACCGGGCATCATCAGCTACCATTATCGGAAGATCTTCAAAATCCAGGAAATAAAAAGTGTTGTATTGGTAATTAAGAAGAAAAATATTTTTTGTTGGAGTCCAACCTATGTCACAGAACCTGAAAACGATATTCATACTCGGATAGAATTCTCCCTGAACATCGAATTCAATCACAAGTTTATTAACACCAGTTAAAACAGGAAGTGAAGTTGGATTATCAGTTGAGTAAACATTAAGACTTTTCACCGCGAATTCCTGCGCAAATAAATTGATTTGCATGAACAGATAAAATGAAAGAATTAATATGACGGATTTCATTATCTCCCCCGGATTTATAAATTAAATATCTCAACGCACTTAATTGAATTAATTGGTATAAAGATGCCAATGTTTTCGCCCTCTCTGTTAGTTTCCAAAAGTAAGCCGTCATCATAAACGTTTATTAGTTTCCCGGTTTTAAAAACTATTTCATACAATGGTTGATCAGCTTGCGGATCTTTTACTGCACCATAGTTTTCGTGCATTGTTACATTTAAAGTATAATTGATGTACTCTGTCCAGTCGAGTTTCATATTTCTTCCTTACAACAAATTATTGATAGTACAATTTAGGATATTTAGAAATAAGATGCGATTGAGAAAGAAGGGGGAAAAATTATATTGATTTGTAATTGGCTGTTCCATTTATAAACTGATAAGTCAGAAAGATTAAAGAGGTTAGATGTGTCTCTAATTTTTTTAATATTTTTTTCTAAATCTTCTTTTTTGAGTAACTGATTACCTTCAAAAACTGTCAGCACTTCTATTCTTTTCTTTTTTATCAGATAGACTATTCCATAATTCTTATACAATAATTCTCTGATTACCTTAATTGAAAATTCCGGAACTATTCTGCCTCTTTCGGGATTTTTAGATAATCTTTCAGTATGCGATATTAAATGATCAATAAATTTAACCGCTGAGATGGGATTATCGCGTTTAATATAGGATTCTATCTCGTTTAATCTGAATATTGATTCTTTCGTCCAGAATACTTTCATTTTATCTGGAACGATTCTTCTTCAACAGCGATTTTACCTGTGCAGTTGAAAACACCTCTCCTTTTTCTGAATCTGATAATCCTCTTGCAACTGATTCTGCAAATTGTTTTGACTGTCTTAATCCATCAAATTCTACAGGAGATAAAAGTACGCCAGCAGGTTTGCCGTTCTGTGTAATCACTAAAGCATTTCCTTTTTCCTGAATCTCTTTAAGAAAATATGCCAGTCTGGATTTAAACTCGCCAACCGGGATTATATCCTTTGATATATTTATATTTTTCATAGTCGTTTTTTATTTAGTCTTATTACAGTCTTAATATAGTATCTTATTTTGACTTACTCAATTTAGGATTTTTGGAAATAATAAGCGATTGAGAAAAAAGGGCGAAAAATTATATTGATTTGTAATTACTTGTCTGGCTCAGCATAAGGCTGATAAATTTGACAGACTTGTCCGGCTTCGACGGATTAAAGAGGCTATGCCTTACCGACTATAAAACATATAGTTTAGCTTCTTTAACTTTTTTAAAATCCTTCTCATTAAAGGTAGCAACAGTATCTATTTGATTAGCTAAGCCAATACTTAATATTTCATAATCATGGATTTGTAATCCTACAGGTTGGTACTTTTTCAGTAAATCTCTGAATACTAAAAAGGTTTCTTTGGTTGGATATAATATGGTCATCGTATTTATAAAATCTTCGATCACCAGTAGGGCTTCTTTTAATGATAACGAATTTTGAGAAAATCTTGTTACCACAGTAAGAAATTCTGATAAGTTTTTTGATGTTGTATATAATTCGAGCTCTTCAGAAAATATCTTTTGAGCACTATCAAAATATTTTGAATCTTCGTCAATAGAATAAATTAAAACATTAGTATCTACTAATATTTTATTCATATGCTCTTTCTCGAATGTTTACATTATCAAATTGTCCCTTTAGATTAAATGTATGAATCTTCTTCTGTTTATGTGTTGTCTTCACTCCAAGAGAATTAATATATTTATATACCTTTTCTAATAAATCATTAGGCATTTTATCTATTTCTTTTTTTACTCTTTCTTTCGTTGTCATTTTTACCTCTTTTAAAAATTAACTTGCCTAAAATATAAATTTTCCACTCAAACATTCAAACTTTGCTTGAAGGCATAACGGTGTTGTGCTTAAGCCCAGTTTATCAGTCTGTGGCTGAAAGTGATACTTTTGTATATCAATTCCGCCAGAGACGGACAAACTTTCAAAGAACTATTTTTTTGCAAATCTTTTTGCAGGGCATTTTTGTTTTCTTTTTACGCTGTTGACTTTTTACTTACCTGTCCGGCTTTGACGGATTAAAGATGTTATGCCTTATTTAATATTATTTAATTTGAAAATAGCAAAAGAAACAAGACCAATAAAAAAACTGATAAACATAATTAAATATAGAATATGACTTTGATGACTTTTCTTTTGAATTGAATCTGTTGTTAGTGGGACTTCCTTTTTTTTAACGGTATAATCATACATTTTTTTTGCTTGTAAAGTTATAGTCTTTTGCATAATGTGAAATCTTATAAATCCTAAAATAAAAGTAATTGAAAAGGCTCCCCACGAGATATATAACGGAAGAGTATAATTATAAGTAATATTTTTTTCTATGGTTTGTATACTAAAAGCAATAATACCAATCGCAAAAACAATCAATATATGATTTAGTTTCCAACCTTGTTCATTAAAGATTTTTGCTATTTCGTTATAATCCAATTCAAACCTTTTGAGTTTTAATAAATATCAATCTCTATTTCGTCACCGTTAGAATTTGTTCCAACTGCATGTCTATTTACAATTATAGCACCAGTAAGAGACATCTGTCCACCGTTTGGCCAATCAACATATTCAAATTCACCACCGCTCACACTTACTTGAACATCATATGTCCCCGAAGGTGTTGTAACAGATGCACCATAAATACCATCTTGAAATTCATCTTCTTGTTTTTCGATGGATGAGCCTTCTTAATTATAGTTGTTTTTATTGTCACAACTACTTATTGCTATTGAAAGAAATAATACAAGAAGAAGAAAACCTTTACCTATTTTTTGTTTCATATTTTCTACCTTTCTTGAAAGAGGCATAACTAATAACTATTAATTATACTGCCAAAATTCTGTATAATCCTCTTTCAGCGGACAGGCATTCCGGCAGTGAGAATGTTATATTCTAACAACTTCTGCAGCCTGCTCAGTTCATTACCCGCTTAAATACTTTATCTTAATTCAAATCAAGTTTCTTAAATTGAAAACAAAACTTATACCAGTATTATATATCATAAATAAGTCCCGTACGGGACTTTATAATCTTGACGGCATAATGCTCTATAAATATTCAGTTCCTAACGGGACTATCATAAAAAATGAGTTGATACAAATTTTTTTTGTTTTTGTCCCAGAGAGACAAAATATTTATAGAAAAAAAATAACTACCCATAAACAGAGTCCCGTATGGTACGATATAGAGATTCATTTTCAGCTTAAAAATATTTTGGATAGAATGTAAAATAAAAAAGGTCACAATTTGTTTGTGACCTTAACAGCAAAAAGATGACATCTTTAATTAATTCGAATAGGACTAAACTAAAATGGTAATCGTTATAAGAACAAAACATTTATATTCTTAACAAAAAGATGTCATCTTTAAACTCATTACTAACCTGCGTGTGCACCGGATAACTGTTTCACCAAATCTCCAATCACAGCTTTTGCATCACCGAAAAGCATAAAAGTATGATCAGCGAAATAAAGTTCATTTTCAATTCCGGCAAAACCAGGATTCATCGAACGCTTAATTGCAAAACACATCTTTGCTTTATCTGCATCAATTATCGGCATTCCATATATCGGACTGGTTTTATCCGATCTTGCTGCGGGATTCACAACATCATTCGCACCAACAACAATAACAACATCAACCTGCGGCATATCAGAATTAATATCATCCATTTCAACTAACTGTTCATACGGAATTTTTGCTTCAGCAAGAAGTACGTTCATATGACCGGGCATTCTTCCAGCAACAGGATGAATTGCAAACTTTACATCAACTCCCTGCTTTGTAAGAAGATCATAAAGTTCTCTGATACGATATTGTGCCTGTGCAACAGCCATTCCATAACCTGGAACTATTACAACTTTGCTTGCCTGTTCTAATATCTGTGCTGCACCTTCAGGAGTTTCCTGTTTCGCAGATCTTGTTTCAACTCCTGTTTTTGAAGACTGTACCTGACCGAAAGCACCAAATAAAACATTTGTAAATGATCGATTCATTGCTTTGCACATTATAATTGAAAGTATCAGACCTGATGAACCATCGAGTGCACCGGCTGTAACCAATAATTTATTATCAAGAACAAATCCCATTGCAACAGCAGATA is from Ignavibacteriota bacterium and encodes:
- a CDS encoding DUF5103 domain-containing protein: MKSVILILSFYLFMQINLFAQEFAVKSLNVYSTDNPTSLPVLTGVNKLVIEFDVQGEFYPSMNIVFRFCDIGWTPTKNIFLLNYQYNTFYFLDFEDLPIMVADDARYHHKSSYPDEKDQVRFPFSGKWRFYVTDSQDTSIVYATGKFFVVNNDVELRVNVKRDELEDKSYWPVELSKAINVTTDFYLTEDFHPSFVDRIEIIDDQRINYPIVVDRKTNTLFRFFKWDANRNFTFTARDIPAGNEFRQVDIRDHNLFNTKDVRAQLDGLEYSRFFLNPLHKDLNGGKIYANYRDEFSTYLNVTFSIRPPEENFNSIFLVGAFNDWKLSLNYRMNESGGIYSITIPLKRGIYDYQYVAADVDNNEILNPDWLILEGNTWLNTKEFDVFLYYNEQDKGPYERIIGYKRVISKQ
- a CDS encoding type II toxin-antitoxin system RelE/ParE family toxin yields the protein MKVFWTKESIFRLNEIESYIKRDNPISAVKFIDHLISHTERLSKNPERGRIVPEFSIKVIRELLYKNYGIVYLIKKKRIEVLTVFEGNQLLKKEDLEKNIKKIRDTSNLFNLSDLSVYKWNSQLQINIIFPPSFSIASYF
- a CDS encoding type II toxin-antitoxin system Phd/YefM family antitoxin — its product is MKNINISKDIIPVGEFKSRLAYFLKEIQEKGNALVITQNGKPAGVLLSPVEFDGLRQSKQFAESVARGLSDSEKGEVFSTAQVKSLLKKNRSR
- a CDS encoding type II toxin-antitoxin system VapC family toxin; the encoded protein is MNKILVDTNVLIYSIDEDSKYFDSAQKIFSEELELYTTSKNLSEFLTVVTRFSQNSLSLKEALLVIEDFINTMTILYPTKETFLVFRDLLKKYQPVGLQIHDYEILSIGLANQIDTVATFNEKDFKKVKEAKLYVL
- a CDS encoding NAD(P)(+) transhydrogenase (Re/Si-specific) subunit beta, which translates into the protein MYSIIHIAYILSTALFIFSLNWMKDPKTARHGVFAGVAAMIIAIVSTALEPGIVNWDWISYAIILGFIVGVPLSKVPLTAVPQRTALSHSFGGLAAGLVGTAKYYLWLSEGPENLTTFRMIAIIAEIILGYLTFTGSLMATGKLQEVKWIPQRPITYKGQNFINLSLLAIAVIGGILLVINPVEYTYIFPVIIILALLFGVLLIIPIGGADMPTVISLLNSYAGLSAVAMGFVLDNKLLVTAGALDGSSGLILSIIMCKAMNRSFTNVLFGAFGQVQSSKTGVETRSAKQETPEGAAQILEQASKVVIVPGYGMAVAQAQYRIRELYDLLTKQGVDVKFAIHPVAGRMPGHMNVLLAEAKIPYEQLVEMDDINSDMPQVDVVIVVGANDVVNPAARSDKTSPIYGMPIIDADKAKMCFAIKRSMNPGFAGIENELYFADHTFMLFGDAKAVIGDLVKQLSGAHAG